One region of Elstera cyanobacteriorum genomic DNA includes:
- a CDS encoding methyl-accepting chemotaxis protein: MRQSGALGVRGRLWLAFGVISFLPILATAAAWVAFQTVMVRMDTVVNDRLPQIEVALQLQAQGEKLVGLGAAVVAAPTADARNAVRAQIEPDKAEALRLIAALQAGGISPTAVSNLKNYIDDLLRNLAAIDKSNSSAVEADIQLKKALGDFDGAVGDIGVTAARVLRGTDEGSTIVQFAGRLSSQVRNLLTVQSDSEIDGLKAQAEHQWNRLSRLIGALDQEDQTQFLASVERVKAAMAANLFEAQRNRFFDMQDRDYMLTSNLSVVESVRKEIAGFVSQARTGVNQATAEVDAAVKSGMSTMIVVAAGALVLALAIGSFYVNRQIIARLLATTKVMRALADGDRAVAVPPVSSDEIGSMAAALHVFKDNALRADALAAAEEAALTARAARAEALEQLTGSFDRAISGVLSSVTVASQEMEVTAQTMSANAEQTNRQAQVVATATEHASENVHTVAVAADELSSSIREIGRQVAQSSEISAQAAQEAEATTATVQGLLESAERIGTVVRLIDEIAAQTNLLALNATIEAARAGEAGKGFAVVANEVKSLANQTAQATEEINRQISATQSVTQDAVTAINGILGRISEINEIATAVAAAVEQQAAATAEIARNVQQAAEGTQEISETIGGVTDVAGQTGVTAGRVLAAAQGLSQQASELRSVVDGFLRGVKAA; this comes from the coding sequence ATGCGGCAATCGGGAGCGTTGGGGGTTCGGGGACGGCTATGGCTTGCCTTCGGGGTCATTTCTTTCTTGCCGATTCTCGCCACGGCGGCGGCCTGGGTTGCGTTCCAGACGGTGATGGTGCGGATGGATACGGTCGTGAACGACCGGCTGCCGCAGATCGAAGTTGCTTTGCAGCTTCAGGCCCAGGGCGAAAAACTGGTCGGCCTTGGGGCCGCCGTGGTGGCGGCCCCCACGGCGGACGCACGGAATGCCGTGCGCGCCCAGATCGAGCCGGACAAGGCCGAAGCCCTGCGCCTGATCGCCGCCTTGCAAGCGGGGGGCATTTCCCCCACGGCGGTCAGTAATCTGAAGAATTACATCGACGATTTGCTGCGCAATCTGGCTGCGATTGATAAATCAAATAGCTCGGCGGTCGAAGCCGACATCCAGCTTAAGAAGGCTTTGGGTGATTTTGATGGGGCGGTCGGCGACATTGGGGTGACGGCGGCGCGGGTGCTGCGTGGCACCGACGAAGGATCAACCATCGTTCAGTTCGCCGGACGACTCTCTAGTCAAGTGCGGAACCTCTTGACGGTGCAGAGCGATAGCGAAATCGATGGGCTGAAAGCGCAGGCGGAGCATCAATGGAACCGCCTATCCCGGTTGATTGGGGCTTTGGATCAAGAGGATCAAACCCAGTTCCTCGCGTCGGTTGAGCGGGTCAAGGCCGCGATGGCGGCCAACCTGTTCGAAGCGCAGCGCAACCGTTTCTTCGATATGCAGGACCGCGACTATATGCTGACCTCCAACCTCAGCGTCGTCGAATCGGTCCGCAAGGAAATTGCCGGGTTTGTTAGCCAGGCCCGGACGGGGGTCAATCAGGCAACGGCGGAGGTAGACGCGGCGGTAAAATCGGGCATGAGCACGATGATCGTTGTTGCGGCGGGGGCGCTGGTATTGGCGCTCGCTATCGGGTCCTTCTACGTCAACCGCCAGATCATCGCGCGCCTGCTGGCCACGACGAAGGTGATGCGGGCGCTGGCCGATGGTGACCGGGCGGTTGCTGTCCCGCCGGTGTCCAGCGATGAAATCGGTTCGATGGCGGCGGCCTTGCACGTCTTCAAGGATAACGCCCTGCGCGCCGATGCCTTGGCGGCGGCAGAAGAAGCGGCTTTGACGGCGCGGGCGGCGCGGGCCGAGGCGCTGGAGCAGTTGACCGGCAGTTTCGACCGGGCGATTTCCGGCGTTCTATCGTCGGTCACGGTCGCCTCGCAGGAAATGGAAGTGACGGCGCAAACCATGTCCGCCAATGCCGAACAGACCAATCGGCAGGCGCAGGTCGTGGCAACGGCCACCGAGCATGCGTCGGAGAATGTCCATACGGTGGCAGTGGCCGCCGACGAACTCTCCTCCTCCATCCGCGAAATCGGGCGGCAGGTGGCGCAATCCAGCGAAATTTCCGCCCAAGCCGCCCAAGAAGCGGAAGCGACGACGGCGACCGTGCAGGGGTTGCTGGAGAGCGCCGAGCGCATCGGTACTGTCGTGCGGTTGATCGACGAAATTGCGGCGCAGACCAATCTCCTCGCGCTCAATGCCACCATCGAAGCTGCCCGGGCTGGGGAGGCCGGGAAGGGCTTTGCTGTCGTCGCCAATGAGGTGAAGAGTCTCGCCAATCAAACGGCGCAGGCGACGGAGGAGATCAACCGCCAGATTTCGGCAACCCAGTCGGTCACGCAAGATGCGGTGACGGCGATCAACGGCATTCTCGGGCGGATTTCCGAAATCAACGAGATTGCGACGGCGGTGGCCGCTGCCGTCGAGCAGCAAGCCGCCGCGACCGCCGAAATCGCCCGCAACGTCCAGCAGGCTGCGGAAGGCACGCAGGAGATTTCCGAGACGATTGGCGGGGTGACCGATGTGGCCGGCCAGACGGGGGTTACCGCGGGGCGGGTGCTGGCCGCGGCGCAGGGCCTGTCGCAGCAGGCATCCGAACTGCGGTCTGTCGTCGATGGCTTCCTGCGCGGGGTCAAGGCCGCCTAA
- the fumC gene encoding class II fumarate hydratase codes for MATRIETDTFGPIEVDASVYWGAQSQRSIGNFKIGWEKQPVPVVRALGVIKRAAAETNHALGKLETGLKDAIVAAAQEVIDGHLDAHFPLVVWQTGSGTQTNMNANEVISNRAIELLGGEKGSKKPVHPNDHVNMSQSSNDTYPTAMHVAAAVQVVHHLIPALKHLHAALAAKAAAWGHIIKIGRTHTQDATPLTLGQEFSGYAQQVENGIHRIEQTLPLLMQLAQGGTAVGTGLNAPHGFAEGVAARIAALTGLPFTSAPNKFEALAAHDAMVMTHGAINTVAASLFKIANDIRFLGSGPRSGLGELALPENEPGSSIMPGKVNPTQCEALTMVCCQVFGNHAALTFAGSQGHFELNVFNPVMAYNFLQSVQLLGDAARSFTDHCVTGIVPREDNIQAALNRSLMLVTALAPKVGYDAAAKIAKTAHKNGTTLREEAVGGGYVTDAEFDALVRPEKMIAPDPA; via the coding sequence ATGGCGACGCGCATTGAAACGGATACGTTCGGCCCCATCGAGGTCGATGCCTCGGTCTATTGGGGGGCGCAGTCGCAGCGCTCCATCGGGAATTTTAAGATCGGCTGGGAAAAACAGCCGGTGCCGGTCGTTCGGGCCTTGGGTGTGATCAAGCGGGCCGCCGCCGAAACTAATCATGCGCTGGGCAAGCTCGAGACGGGGCTGAAAGACGCTATCGTTGCGGCGGCCCAGGAAGTGATCGACGGTCACCTCGACGCGCATTTTCCGCTGGTGGTCTGGCAGACCGGCTCTGGCACCCAGACCAATATGAATGCCAACGAAGTGATCTCCAACCGCGCGATCGAGCTCTTGGGTGGGGAAAAAGGCTCAAAAAAGCCTGTGCATCCCAATGACCATGTGAATATGAGCCAATCGTCCAACGATACCTATCCGACGGCGATGCATGTTGCCGCGGCGGTGCAGGTGGTCCACCACCTCATCCCGGCGCTGAAGCATCTGCACGCGGCGCTGGCGGCGAAGGCGGCGGCCTGGGGCCATATCATCAAGATCGGCCGCACCCATACCCAGGATGCGACGCCGCTGACCCTGGGGCAGGAGTTCTCGGGCTATGCCCAGCAGGTGGAAAATGGCATCCACCGGATCGAACAGACCCTGCCGCTGCTGATGCAATTGGCCCAGGGCGGTACGGCGGTCGGCACCGGGCTGAACGCCCCGCACGGGTTCGCCGAAGGGGTGGCGGCGCGGATCGCCGCGCTGACCGGCCTGCCGTTTACCAGCGCACCGAATAAGTTCGAAGCCCTGGCCGCCCATGACGCGATGGTGATGACCCACGGGGCGATCAATACGGTGGCCGCCAGCCTGTTCAAAATCGCGAATGATATTCGCTTCCTCGGCTCCGGCCCGCGCTCCGGCTTGGGCGAATTGGCGCTGCCGGAGAATGAGCCGGGATCGTCGATCATGCCCGGCAAGGTTAACCCGACCCAATGCGAAGCGCTGACGATGGTCTGCTGCCAGGTCTTCGGCAATCACGCCGCGCTAACCTTCGCGGGCAGCCAGGGGCATTTCGAGCTGAACGTCTTTAACCCGGTGATGGCCTATAACTTCTTGCAATCGGTGCAGTTGCTGGGGGATGCCGCGCGGTCGTTCACCGACCATTGCGTGACCGGCATCGTGCCGCGCGAAGACAATATCCAGGCGGCGCTGAACCGCTCGCTGATGCTGGTGACAGCCCTGGCGCCGAAGGTTGGCTATGACGCCGCCGCCAAGATTGCCAAAACCGCCCATAAGAATGGCACCACACTGCGCGAGGAAGCCGTGGGCGGCGGCTATGTGACCGATGCCGAGTTCGATGCGCTGGTGCGCCCGGAGAAGATGATCGCCCCCGATCCGGCCTAG
- a CDS encoding EamA family transporter translates to MAERADLALTALAPAIWGSTYLVTTELPPPGYPLTLSLLRALPAGLLLLLLVRQLPTGLWWNRVFLLGALNFSIFWALLFVAAYRLPGGVAATVGAVQPLIVVGLERLFFNAPIRRVSVIVGLAGIAGVALLVLTPKAGLDPIGVAAGLGGAVSMACGTVLTRYWRPPVSALTVTAWQLTAGGLLLLPVALLLEPSLPMPSLKNLAGFAYLGLIGAALTYILWFRGIGTLRPSLVAPLGFLSPLMAVLLGWGVLGQSLTPAQLGGVAIVLGSVWLNQRAAQKA, encoded by the coding sequence ATGGCCGAGCGTGCCGATCTTGCCCTAACCGCCCTCGCCCCGGCGATCTGGGGCAGCACCTATCTGGTAACGACGGAACTGCCGCCGCCGGGCTATCCGCTAACGCTATCGCTCCTGCGCGCCCTCCCCGCTGGGCTGCTGCTGCTTCTCCTCGTGCGCCAACTGCCGACCGGCCTGTGGTGGAACCGCGTCTTCCTGCTCGGGGCGCTGAATTTCTCGATTTTCTGGGCGTTGTTGTTCGTCGCCGCCTACCGGCTGCCGGGCGGGGTAGCCGCGACCGTCGGGGCGGTGCAGCCGCTGATCGTAGTTGGGTTGGAACGGCTGTTCTTCAATGCACCGATCCGCCGGGTCTCGGTCATCGTCGGTCTGGCGGGGATTGCGGGGGTCGCGCTGCTGGTATTGACGCCGAAAGCGGGCCTCGATCCCATCGGGGTAGCCGCCGGGCTGGGCGGCGCGGTCTCAATGGCCTGCGGAACCGTGCTCACGCGCTACTGGCGCCCGCCCGTTTCGGCCCTGACCGTCACCGCCTGGCAGTTGACGGCGGGTGGCCTGCTGCTGCTGCCCGTCGCCCTACTGCTGGAGCCAAGCCTACCGATGCCCAGCCTGAAGAACCTTGCAGGCTTTGCCTATCTTGGCCTGATCGGCGCGGCGCTGACCTATATCCTGTGGTTCCGGGGGATCGGTACCCTGCGCCCCAGTTTGGTCGCGCCACTCGGTTTTCTGAGCCCGCTGATGGCCGTGCTGCTGGGCTGGGGCGTTCTTGGGCAAAGCCTGACCCCCGCGCAGCTCGGCGGCGTCGCCATCGTGCTTGGCAGCGTCTGGCTTAATCAGCGGGCCGCCCAGAAAGCCTAG
- a CDS encoding MarR family winged helix-turn-helix transcriptional regulator has protein sequence MDAVDQILAQWCRERPDLNVTPMGLLGRMARLQVHLRREIEGNLAQHGLSAPNFDILATLRRAGPPFALSPGELLATAMITSGTMTTRVDQLARLGLVSRQPNPDDGRSVIVTLTPAGRELVDAAVTSHVATQAAITAPLSAEDFDQLDDLLRRYLAYFEPPK, from the coding sequence ATGGATGCCGTCGATCAGATTTTGGCGCAGTGGTGCCGAGAACGCCCCGACCTCAATGTCACGCCGATGGGCCTTTTGGGGCGGATGGCCCGTTTGCAGGTGCATTTGCGTCGAGAGATCGAAGGCAATTTGGCCCAGCATGGGCTGTCGGCGCCAAACTTCGATATTCTCGCGACGCTTCGGCGGGCGGGGCCGCCCTTTGCCCTCTCGCCGGGGGAGTTGCTGGCCACGGCGATGATCACTTCCGGCACGATGACGACGCGGGTTGATCAGTTAGCACGGCTGGGGCTGGTGTCCCGGCAGCCTAACCCAGACGATGGGCGCAGTGTCATCGTGACGCTGACCCCGGCCGGACGCGAGTTGGTTGATGCGGCGGTTACAAGCCATGTGGCGACCCAAGCGGCCATCACCGCGCCGCTCAGCGCCGAGGATTTCGACCAGCTTGATGATTTGCTGCGGCGGTATCTCGCCTATTTCGAACCCCCCAAATAA
- a CDS encoding adenylosuccinate synthase: MSHVVVVGSQWGDEGKGKIVDWLSERADVVVRFQGGHNAGHTLVIDGTVYKLSLLPSGVVRKGKLSVIGNGVVVDPWALLAEIDRIAAQGVTLTPENLRVADNAALILPLHAAIDRAREEASGAAKIGTTGRGIGPAYEDKVGRRAIRVCDLADPAELEAKLDRLLAHHNALLRGLGATEIDKAEILQQLTDLAPRLLPFAGPVWRLLDEAHKTDKRILFEGAQGAMLDVDHGTYPFVTSSNTVSGQAAAGSGLGPSALSYVLGITKAYTTRVGSGPFPTELTDEIGETIGAKGKEFGVVTGRKRRCGWFDAVMVRQAIKTGGITGIALTKLDVLDGFDELKICVGYRLDGQELDYLPALASAQAKVEPIYETLEGWSESTQGARSWADLPATAIKYIRRLEELVECPVALLSTSPERDDTILVRDPFHP; encoded by the coding sequence ATGAGCCACGTTGTCGTAGTCGGCTCCCAATGGGGGGACGAGGGGAAGGGCAAGATCGTCGATTGGCTGTCGGAACGCGCCGATGTGGTGGTGCGCTTCCAAGGCGGTCATAACGCCGGGCATACGCTGGTGATCGACGGCACCGTCTATAAGCTGTCGCTGCTGCCCTCGGGCGTGGTTCGCAAGGGCAAGCTGTCGGTGATCGGCAATGGCGTCGTCGTCGATCCCTGGGCGTTGCTGGCCGAAATCGACCGGATCGCCGCACAAGGCGTAACGCTGACGCCGGAGAACCTGCGCGTCGCCGATAATGCCGCCCTGATCCTGCCGCTGCACGCCGCCATCGACCGCGCGCGCGAAGAGGCCAGCGGCGCCGCCAAGATCGGCACCACCGGGCGCGGCATCGGCCCGGCCTACGAAGATAAGGTCGGCCGCCGCGCTATCCGCGTCTGCGATCTGGCCGATCCGGCTGAACTCGAAGCGAAGCTCGACCGGCTGCTCGCCCATCATAACGCGCTGTTGCGCGGCCTTGGGGCGACGGAGATCGATAAGGCCGAAATCCTTCAGCAGTTGACCGACCTCGCCCCGCGCCTGCTGCCCTTCGCCGGGCCGGTCTGGCGCCTGCTGGACGAGGCCCATAAGACCGACAAGCGCATCCTGTTCGAAGGCGCGCAAGGGGCGATGCTGGACGTCGACCACGGCACCTATCCGTTCGTTACCTCGTCCAACACCGTCTCGGGCCAAGCCGCCGCCGGGTCGGGCCTGGGGCCGTCGGCGCTGTCCTATGTGCTGGGCATCACCAAAGCCTATACCACTCGCGTCGGGTCCGGCCCCTTCCCGACCGAACTCACCGATGAAATCGGCGAAACCATCGGCGCCAAGGGCAAGGAATTCGGCGTCGTCACTGGCCGTAAGCGCCGCTGCGGCTGGTTCGATGCGGTCATGGTGCGGCAAGCCATCAAGACCGGCGGCATCACCGGCATCGCCCTGACCAAGCTCGACGTGCTGGATGGGTTCGACGAGCTGAAAATCTGCGTCGGCTATCGCCTCGATGGGCAGGAACTCGACTATCTCCCCGCCCTCGCCAGCGCGCAGGCGAAGGTGGAGCCGATCTACGAAACCCTCGAAGGTTGGTCGGAAAGCACACAGGGTGCCCGCTCCTGGGCCGATCTGCCTGCGACCGCGATCAAATACATTCGCCGCCTGGAAGAACTGGTAGAATGCCCAGTCGCCCTACTCTCGACCAGCCCGGAGCGGGACGACACGATTTTAGTGCGCGATCCGTTCCATCCGTAA
- a CDS encoding ATP phosphoribosyltransferase regulatory subunit, which translates to MTNASVSFAPAVSAPATPTLLPTGLRDALPPEAEHQAACVADLLRGFAAEGYERVEPPLVEFEDSLLADADTSVARQTFRLMDPVSQRMMGVRPDITIQVARIATSRLAHRPRPLRLAYAGDVLRVKGNQLQPQRQFTQVGVELIGAASVAADVEVIRCALDGLSRLGVAGLTVDLTVAALVPQLFDLYGLPTAQRATVRDALDRKDGAAAAEQAGPLADLLTGLLAATGPARAALMLLTSLDLPDAVQPLRRDLTEVAEALLHQVPQVGLTVDPIEGRGFEYHTGVGFTLFARQVRGELGRGGRYQAGVDPVEASTGVTLFMDAILPAVPVPAPRQRLFLPAGTPVDVGRSARADGWVTIAGLDPKEAAETSAKRLNCQAIYRDGQIVELKERA; encoded by the coding sequence GTGACGAACGCCTCGGTATCTTTTGCGCCTGCCGTTTCGGCGCCCGCCACCCCGACGCTGCTGCCGACCGGGCTGCGCGACGCCCTACCCCCCGAAGCCGAACATCAGGCCGCCTGCGTCGCCGATCTGTTGCGCGGCTTTGCCGCCGAAGGCTATGAGCGCGTCGAACCGCCCTTGGTGGAGTTCGAAGACTCGCTGCTGGCCGATGCCGATACCAGTGTCGCCCGTCAGACCTTCCGGCTGATGGACCCGGTATCGCAGCGCATGATGGGCGTGCGGCCCGACATCACTATCCAGGTCGCGCGCATCGCCACCAGCCGCCTTGCCCATCGGCCGCGCCCGCTGCGCCTCGCTTATGCTGGGGACGTGCTGCGCGTAAAGGGCAACCAGTTGCAGCCGCAACGCCAGTTTACCCAGGTCGGGGTCGAGTTGATTGGCGCGGCCTCCGTCGCCGCCGATGTGGAAGTGATCCGCTGCGCGCTCGATGGGTTGAGCCGCTTGGGGGTTGCCGGGTTGACGGTTGATCTGACCGTTGCCGCCCTGGTGCCGCAACTCTTCGACCTCTATGGCCTGCCCACCGCCCAGCGTGCGACAGTGCGCGATGCGCTGGACCGCAAAGATGGCGCCGCTGCGGCCGAACAGGCGGGGCCACTGGCCGATCTTCTGACTGGGCTGCTGGCCGCCACCGGCCCGGCGCGCGCCGCGCTGATGCTGCTAACCTCGCTCGATCTGCCCGACGCCGTGCAGCCGCTGCGCCGCGATCTGACGGAGGTTGCCGAAGCGCTACTGCATCAGGTGCCGCAAGTGGGGCTGACCGTCGATCCCATTGAAGGGCGCGGCTTTGAATATCACACTGGCGTCGGCTTCACCCTGTTCGCCCGGCAAGTACGCGGCGAACTCGGGCGCGGCGGGCGCTATCAGGCCGGGGTCGATCCCGTTGAAGCCTCGACCGGCGTGACGCTGTTTATGGACGCTATTCTGCCCGCCGTTCCGGTCCCCGCGCCGCGCCAGCGGCTGTTTCTGCCAGCCGGAACGCCGGTGGACGTGGGCCGCAGCGCCCGGGCCGACGGCTGGGTGACAATTGCCGGGCTTGACCCGAAGGAAGCGGCGGAAACCTCCGCCAAACGCTTGAACTGCCAGGCGATTTATCGCGATGGCCAGATTGTGGAACTTAAGGAACGCGCATGA
- a CDS encoding DUF1636 family protein, translating to MPVELSVCTSCRLDRSGPYDAEKTDGKPFAALVETEVGEESAIAVRRIGCLLQCTLACSAGLTAPGKWSYAFAGLPPTAEGAALLTAFARLYAESEDGVVPFARWPQGIRAHFNARLPPMSK from the coding sequence ATGCCGGTTGAGCTTTCGGTCTGCACCTCCTGCCGTCTTGACCGCTCCGGCCCCTATGATGCCGAGAAGACCGACGGCAAACCCTTCGCCGCCTTGGTTGAAACTGAGGTTGGCGAGGAAAGCGCCATTGCCGTGCGGCGCATCGGTTGCCTGCTGCAATGCACCCTCGCCTGTTCCGCCGGGCTGACCGCGCCGGGGAAATGGAGCTACGCTTTCGCCGGGCTGCCGCCGACCGCCGAGGGCGCCGCCCTGCTGACCGCCTTTGCCCGGCTCTATGCGGAAAGCGAGGATGGCGTCGTTCCCTTTGCGCGCTGGCCCCAGGGCATACGGGCGCATTTCAACGCTCGCCTGCCTCCTATGTCGAAATAG
- a CDS encoding ABC transporter ATP-binding protein, whose product MIRAVGISVALGARQPLRGVDFDAEAGQVTGIIGPNGSGKTTLLRVLAGVQPPSAGQVFLEETLLSTLSPSARARRLAYLPQNGTVAWPLRVREVAALGRLPLSPAPLDRPTAEDRTAIARALDRAACTSLADRPFPDLSGGEKARALLARALATEAPILLADEPVAALDPAHQVKILTSLRAEATRGGCVVLVLHDLSLAARFCDRLALLTDGTLAAAGPTAAVLTAPLLEAAFGTGFHRDFTGPVPVLVPTHALPYAKENPDAG is encoded by the coding sequence ATGATCCGGGCGGTAGGCATCAGCGTCGCCCTCGGCGCACGACAACCGCTGCGCGGGGTCGATTTCGATGCAGAAGCCGGGCAGGTGACGGGAATCATCGGCCCCAACGGATCGGGCAAGACCACGCTGCTGCGCGTGCTGGCGGGCGTCCAGCCCCCAAGCGCCGGGCAGGTGTTCCTTGAGGAGACACTGCTTTCTACGCTCTCCCCCTCCGCGCGCGCGCGGCGTCTCGCCTACCTGCCGCAGAACGGCACCGTCGCGTGGCCGCTGCGGGTGCGGGAGGTGGCGGCCCTCGGGCGGTTGCCGCTCAGCCCCGCCCCGCTCGACCGGCCCACGGCGGAGGATCGCACTGCCATCGCCCGCGCGCTCGACCGCGCCGCTTGCACGTCCCTCGCCGACCGGCCCTTCCCCGACCTCTCGGGCGGTGAAAAAGCTCGCGCCCTCTTGGCCCGCGCCCTGGCGACCGAAGCGCCGATCCTACTGGCCGACGAACCGGTGGCCGCGCTCGACCCGGCCCATCAGGTGAAAATCCTGACCAGCCTGCGGGCGGAGGCAACGCGCGGCGGCTGCGTTGTGCTGGTGCTTCACGATCTTTCGCTTGCCGCGCGCTTCTGCGACCGGCTGGCGCTGCTGACCGACGGCACTCTCGCCGCCGCTGGTCCAACAGCGGCAGTTCTGACCGCCCCGCTGCTGGAAGCGGCTTTCGGTACCGGCTTTCACCGCGACTTCACCGGCCCGGTTCCCGTGCTGGTGCCCACCCATGCGCTCCCCTATGCGAAAGAAAATCCCGATGCCGGTTGA
- a CDS encoding FecCD family ABC transporter permease translates to MHARLLLAALAGVAGLISLFWGALPLRPETVVRGLLGQGDAVLIVREIRLPRAGLTLLIGGSLGLSGAALQGLLRNPLAEPGLLGVSAWAGLGAVLALYFGLSVAWPFALPLAALAGAAVPAGALLALAQRDARTGPMILAGIALSSFGGALTALALNMAPNPYALSEMILWLLGSVRDRSLDDLTLVLPFVLAGWAMLLSCARDLNALTLGDEAAVSLGVRLRWLKLRLIAGVCLSVGASVAVAGSIGFIGLVVPHLVRWISGPAPGAALLPSLLGGAALLTLADLAVRLLPSSGELQLGVVTALIGAPAFITLLWRYRGQA, encoded by the coding sequence ATGCACGCGCGGCTTTTGCTCGCCGCCCTCGCCGGGGTCGCGGGGCTGATTAGCCTGTTTTGGGGCGCATTGCCGTTGCGGCCGGAGACGGTCGTGCGTGGGCTGCTGGGCCAGGGGGACGCCGTCTTGATCGTGCGGGAAATCCGCCTGCCGCGCGCCGGGCTGACCCTGTTGATCGGTGGCAGCCTCGGCCTGTCCGGCGCGGCCTTGCAGGGGTTGCTGCGGAATCCGTTGGCGGAACCCGGCCTGCTGGGCGTCTCGGCCTGGGCCGGGTTGGGCGCCGTGCTGGCGCTCTATTTCGGCCTATCCGTGGCGTGGCCCTTCGCGCTGCCTTTGGCGGCTTTGGCTGGCGCGGCGGTTCCTGCTGGGGCGCTGCTGGCGCTGGCGCAACGCGACGCGCGGACCGGGCCGATGATCCTGGCGGGGATCGCCCTCTCCTCCTTCGGCGGAGCTTTGACGGCGCTGGCATTGAACATGGCGCCGAACCCCTATGCGCTGTCGGAAATGATCCTGTGGCTGCTCGGGTCGGTGCGCGATCGGTCCTTGGACGATCTCACGTTGGTCTTGCCCTTCGTGCTGGCAGGCTGGGCGATGCTCCTATCCTGCGCGCGGGATTTGAACGCCCTCACCTTGGGGGACGAGGCGGCGGTGAGCCTGGGCGTGCGCCTGCGCTGGCTGAAGCTGCGGCTGATCGCCGGGGTATGCCTATCGGTTGGGGCGTCCGTCGCCGTGGCGGGCAGCATCGGGTTCATCGGCTTGGTGGTCCCGCATCTGGTGCGCTGGATCAGCGGCCCGGCGCCGGGGGCGGCCTTGCTGCCGTCGCTGCTGGGTGGCGCGGCCTTGCTGACCCTGGCCGATCTCGCCGTGCGGCTGCTCCCTAGCAGCGGCGAGTTGCAATTGGGCGTGGTAACGGCGCTGATCGGCGCCCCGGCCTTTATCACCCTGCTCTGGCGCTATCGGGGGCAGGCATGA